One part of the Raphanus sativus cultivar WK10039 chromosome 7, ASM80110v3, whole genome shotgun sequence genome encodes these proteins:
- the LOC130497508 gene encoding uncharacterized protein LOC130497508, whose protein sequence is MAGGAIKPDLFYFQPAEYGKPCKLSSRCYQKDFIMLIKDFDAREKMWFYGHPQFKHIFHMEYSSRRKVMGLWMLLLRTVKVDKKRQAWFVVNGIPIRYSIKEHGLLSGLYCHTYPENYESMGSLRFAKKYFQKPPKKKGEDPPELRVTPADVLKKLKKMNYDDIMIG, encoded by the coding sequence ATGGCTGGTGGAGCAATAAAACCAGACTTGTTTTACTTCCAACCGGCCGAGTATGGGAAGCCCTGTAAGCTCTCCTCAAGGTGTTATCAAAAAGATTTCATCATGTTGATTAAAGACTTTGATGCAAGGGAGAAGATGTGGTTTTATGGGCACCCACAGTTCAAGCATATTTTCCATATGGAGTACTCATCAAGGAGAAAGGTCATGGGATTGTGGATGTTGTTGCTTCGCACTGTAAAAGTCGACAAGAAGAGACAGGCTTGGTTTGTGGTAAATGGGATTCCCATTCGTTACTCTATCAAAGAACATGGCCTCTTATCAGGACTATACTGCCACACATATCCAGAGAACTATGAGAGCATGGGGAGTTTGAGATTTGCTAAGAAGTACTTTCAGAAACCACCAAAGAAGAAAGGTGAGGATCCTCCTGAACTAAGAGTGACACCGGCTGACGTCCTAAAGAAGCTAAAGAAGATGAATTATGATGATATTATGATCGGTTGA
- the LOC108815724 gene encoding uncharacterized protein LOC108815724, translated as MVGRAGEAFKVSDFNDIMDLIKLTDWRCWHYLEKIEKKLWTRSHFEGERFNVMTSNAAESLNKALLPARDSPIMALLKFIRQKLCTWYESRRGEISKMKGNVPDHIEKILVEQLVLSTCLLVLPCSTWVFEVTHKPTGFGFTVDLDKRTCTCLEFQKLGFPCRHAIAAASVRNMQYNMFVCKHRVKETWAETVRGIILPVSGSKRCSSASRNTKG; from the coding sequence ATGGTTGGGAGAGCAGGGGAAGCATTCAAAGTTTCAGATTTTAACGACATAATGGACCTCATTAAACTCACGGATTGGAGATGCTGGCATTATTTGGAAAAAATCGAGAAGAAGCTTTGGACACGTTCACATTTCGAAGGGGAGAGATTCAACGTGATGACTTCTAACGCTGCTGAATCATTGAATAAAGCTCTTCTGCCGGCTCGTGATAGTCCTATAATGGCATTGCTAAAGTTTATTCGGCAGAAGCTGTGTACATGGTATGAGAGCAGACGCGGCGAGATCAGTAAGATGAAGGGAAATGTTCCAGATCACATTGAGAAAATACTGGTTGAACAGCTAGTGCTGTCAACGTGCCTTCTAGTTTTGCCATGTTCCACTTGGGTATTCGAAGTTACGCACAAGCCAACTGGATTTGGTTTCACGGTTGATCTGGATAAACGAACTTGCACTTGCCTCGAGTTCCAAAAGCTTGGTTTTCCATGCCGACATGCCATTGCTGCTGCTTCTGTCCGTAATATGCAGTACAACATGTTTGTTTGCAAACACCGTGTCAAAGAAACATGGGCTGAAACAGTTAGGGGTATCATACTTCCGGTTTCCGGATCGAAAAGATGTTCAAGTGCCAGCAGAAATACTAAAGGTTGA
- the LOC130497633 gene encoding uncharacterized protein LOC130497633, with translation MPPRRARRGGAYLPIHISSSPDSSPPSTPAPLPTPSFEATPSGSSFESDPSEDSNEDIPVQMQMPMSPDPYYTDIEVDAVHDHAADHHAAHAADHHAAHAAAAEDIPHVHAEAPPAAQHAPATTDPAIVALLELMAEMVNLQHQALNAQRAQPAPVPTTSRPDFLKIVMLMKNLGTRHYRGGTDPFEGDAWLQNLEGNFRVTRCEDEFKKDVAVYYLEKDALSWWLCVDRYLGNVTTTWSDFREAFQRKYFPPEARDRLEAEFMALVQRDNSVRRYEAEFTRLRHYVHYGQED, from the coding sequence ATGCCACCGAGACGAGCACGACGTGGTGGAGCTTATCTACCGATACATATTTCTTCATCTCCAGACTCTTCACCGCCATCTACTCCGGCACCACTTCCGACCCCTAGCTTTGAGGCTACACCTTCGGGCTCTAGCTTTGAGTCTGATCCATCTGAGGATTCAAATGAGGATATTCCAGTTCAGATGCAGATGCCTATGTCACCAGATCCTTATTACACAGATATAGAGGTTGATGCTGTTCATGATCATGCTGCTGACCATCATGCTGCCCATGCTGCTGATCATCATGCTGCTCATGCTGCTGCCGCAGAAGATATTCCACATGTCCATGCTGAAGCACCACCAGCAGCACAACATGCGCCTGCGACAACTGATCCAGCGATTGTGGCACTTTTAGAATTGATGGCGGAGATGGTAAACTTACAACATCAAGCTCTCAATGCACAGCGTGCGCAGCCAGCTCCGGTACCTACCACTTCACGTCCAGACTTTTTGAAGATTGTTATGCTCATGAAGAACTTGGGTACTAGACACTACCGAGGAGGGACTGATCCGTTCGAGGGTGATGCATGGTTACAGAACCTTGAGGGAAACTTCCGCGTAACTCGCTGTGAGGATGAGttcaagaaagatgtggctgTGTACTACTTGGAGAAGGATGCATTGAGCTGGTGGTTGTGTGTAGACCGCTACCTAGGTAATGTGACAACTACTTGGTCAGACTTTCGTGAAGCATTTCAGCGGAAGTATTTTCCACCAGAGGCTAGGGATCGTCTTGAGGCTGAGTTCATGGCGTTGGTACAAAGAGATAATTCTGTTAGGAGGTACGAGGCAGAGTTCACTCGCCTCAGGCATTATGTTCACTACGGCCAGGAGGATTAG